In candidate division KSB1 bacterium, the sequence ATCGATTCGGCGAAAACGAAAATTTCTTCAGCAAAGGTTTAGGATATTGGGGCGAACCGAAGAGAAGATTGGGATGGGGATCCAACTTGATCTGCGTCGGAATATAAAAGGCTTCGGTCGGCTGATGAGAGTTGATATGCAGACCGGGAGAAATTGTAAGAACCACTGCGCCGCGAATGGATGCGCCTGGAGTAAGGCGGTCATGGTCGGCGACGGCGCTGACGGACACAATGTCACCGGGAGAAAAGAATTGCGAAAACAAAGCTGAAGACAAAACGAAAAGAAATAATATGACTCGAATCATGCGGAATCCTCCGAAAAATTAATCTGCTCGTTATTCGATAAAAAATGAAGAAAAAGGATTCCTACATGCTGGATTCATCCTTCCAGCGGGTGATGCGCCATTTATTGTCGGAGCATTTTTTAAAATTAAAAACGGCACTGCCGCTGAATGTATAGTCGCCAAAGCTGCCTGACAAATACAGCTGCAGGGTCTTGGACAGCTCGATGCCGACCATTTGGCTGCCGACATATAGGGTATCCTGATAGATGGTGGAATTCCATGTCAAAGTAATGGTTTCCGTATTGCGGAACAGTTGACCTGTGGTTTTTAGATCGACATCTCTTCCCCAGGAGACAAATCGACCGGATCCGCCGAGCGAAGGGTCGAAATAGACAAAGACAAAAGAACTGTCCAGCAAATCGGCATAGACGAGCGAATCTTTGAAGGTATAGGCGTAAACAAAATTTTGCAGCACCTCTTCCGGGCTTTTTTGCTCGGTTAGAAACAAAGCCTGCGGAGAACTTTTTTCGAGGCGCGGCGCAAAAGGATTGAAACAGCAAAGAAAAGCAGCCATACAAATTGCCGCGAACAGCCGAACAGACTGAAAAGAAAAAGGCGGTGCCGACACCTGCACCGCCTTGTTTTTTTCAAGGGACATAAGAGTTATTTGAGCTTAAAGACAACCGGAATGCCGACCCAAACTTTTACAGGTTTGTCGCGCTGTTTGGCGGGTTTCCATTTAACGGACTTGATGGCGGCAATGGCAGCCTCGTCGCATCCGTTGTTGCCCAGCGATTTCAGAACTTTGGTGTCGATGACGTTGCCTTTTTCATCGATCAACACGTTGATGTAAACTCGCCCTTCCACACCGGCTTTGCGGGCGATTTCCGGATAGACCAGATTGGCCTGGATGGCGGCAAATCCGCCGATCGGTTCGGGCGGTTCATCGTAAGCAACGAAAATCGGTGTTTCCCCTGCGTCTTGTTCCGGAGGCGGAGGAGGCGGCGGCAGCTCGTCCAGATTGATCTCGGTGTATTCGATCGTGGCGTCTTCAGGCACGTCCTCATCTTCGCTTTCGACCGGAATCGTCGGGCGAGACGGGGCGGGCGGCCGCTTTTCCTGTTCCGTCTGCGGAATTTCTTCGACCTGGATTTTTAAATCGACTCTACCTTGCTCAACGACTTTTTTTTCGGTCCGCTTGGAGGCTTGAAAAATCGTGATGAGAAACGCAAGAGCGATAACCAGGCCGATCTCATTGTACTTGACGTATTTGAGTTTGAGATTAGCCTCGGGATTCTTGCGGATTAACATGATCAAAACCTCCTCAAATCAATCAGTTGCGGTTCGTGTCGAATAGTTTACCTGCAAGGCGGCTCCGCCGACGGCTCTGAGCTCTTCATGAATATCCGACACAATTCCCATTTTGCAGTCTTTATCAACCCGCAACGCCACCAACTTCATGGGATGAAGAGGATCAATCGCTTTATTATAGATAATATTGCGAATTGCTTTTACCTCGACAAGCCGATCATCGATGGAGATTCTGCCGGTGCGGTCGACCCAAATGGTGGCGACGTCGCGCACTGCTTTTAATTTTTCGATCTTTTTTGCATCCGGCAGGACGAGTTTTAATCCTTGGGACTGCTTGAATGTGGTCGAAACCATGAAAAACATCAAAAGCATAAAGATAATGTCGGGCAAAGACGCCTGCGGTATTTCTGTGCCGACTTTGACTTTTTTCTGGAATCTCTTCAAGGTTTATTACTCCTCATTCTCTTCTTCGATATGAAATGATAGAGCTTTTTATTGTTCAGGTTCGGCAATGGAAATACGCTTGGCATTGGCCATTTTCAATTGATCGAGAACGTCGATATAAACATCATAACGCGTATCGCGTACGGTTTTAACCGAAAAAATAATGTTCTCGTTATCTCGAATCATTTGCCGCGCTTTTTCAGCAATCAGCTTGACCTCGATCGGCTGCTCATCCATCATGACCTGGCCGTTGGCGTTGATGAGGATGTTGGCGATGTTCTGCTTATGCACCTTGGTCTCCTGACCTTTTTCAGGCAGAACCATTTGAATACCTTTGTCGGTATCAATATTGGTGGTGACCAGGAAAAAGATCAAGAGCAAAAAGGCCAAATCCGCCTGCGAGGCGGTCGGGATTTCAGCCTTTCGTTTTTTTCTTTTGTTTACAAGCATGACGGTTCTCCGCGCCGAAAAGGGTTATTTGCGCTTGAATTCAACCAAAGCGTCGATCAGTTCATTCGAGCTTTCTTCCATTTCAATGATCATGCTGTCGATTTTAGCGACGAACAGATTGTGGAAAAACTGAATGATCATGGCGACAACCAGGCCGAACAGGGTGGTCAACAGAGCGATGGAAATACCGCCCGCGACGATGGCCGGAGAGATATCGTTCGCCGCTTTAATGGCGTCGAAAGCGTTGATCATACCTTGAACCGTTCCGGTAAAGCCGAGCATCGGAGCGAGAGCAATCACGGTGGCCAGCCAAATCAGTCCGCGCTCCAGAAAGGCCATCTCGATGGTTCCGGCGTTGGCAATGGCTTTTTCGACATTCTCAATTCCCTCATTCGAGCGAAGCAGACCGGCATGAAAAATCGAAGCAATGGGGCCGCGGGTATTGGCGCAGACTTCAATGGCTTTATCTACGCCGCCTTCGGTCAGAGCCTGCTTTACCTGAGTGATGAATTTCTTGGTGTTAATCGAAGCGCGGAACAACGTAATGAAACGCTCGATCGAAATCATCAGACCAATAATAAGCAGAAACAGAATCGGCCACATGAAAGCACCGCCGTCCAAGAACATCTTTACCATTTGTCGTTTCCTCCGTCTACACGTTATTTTTATTGATTAGATTTATTTTTTAAAAACTTAGTATTTTTTGCTCTAAAAGTCAACAGCTTTTTTGGATGACGGTTTTCACCTCTTTTTTTAAATATTCAACCTTACCGGAGCTATAAACTCTCCATATATCGAAAAAGTTCTGCCGTTTGTCGGGTGGATCAATTGGCCGGAAAATGATCCCTCTACCTTCTTTTCGTCGGCTTTGGCAATAATCAATTCGCCCTGAAAAATATAAGTGCGGCTGCCGGACGATGGAGTGAATGCGGGGCTGTTCAAAGAAAAAGTTAGGCCTTGCCATTTAAAAAGGGAGCTCTCTGCGTAATCGACTGAGATCAATAGTCGCGGATATTTGCTCGAACCCGGATGAAAATTGTAGAGCTGAAGATTGTCCAATGCGAAGAGCTCGCCGCGCGGCGTAAATTGCGCTTCAAAGAACACGTCATGCATCTGCTTTTCGTTCAAAGTAAGCCGTAGAATGCCGCCGTTCGGTCGTCGATCGATCGACGACCGCTTTGACGCCTCGTTTCCGCAAAACACCCCTATTGTCATCAGGGCGAGCGCCCAAAAAAACAACTTTTTTCTATAATAGAAATCCATAAATTTCCTTTGCTGAGAAAATATAGTGCATCTTTTTAGCCGATGCAAGCAGATCTCGGCCATTGACAATAAATTGCAAATGCCAAGATTGGGAGGTTTTATGCAACAGTTTGGGGACTCTTGTGCGGAGAGATTTCTGCGCTATGTCCGCTTTGACACTCAATCCAACCCCAACTCTACGACGTTTCCAAGCACGGAGGGACAGAAAGAATTTGCCCGTTTTCTGGCCGAAGAGTTGAAGGCTCTCGGACTCGACAATGTGACGATCGATCCCTACTTTTACGTTATCGCCGAGCTTCCGGCCAACACCAGTAAAAAGGTTCCGGCCGTCGGCCTGATTGCTCATATGGATACTTCGCCCGACGTCTCCGGCAAGAATGTGCGCCCGATTGTACACCGCAACTATCAAGGCGGCGA encodes:
- a CDS encoding TonB family protein, translated to MLIRKNPEANLKLKYVKYNEIGLVIALAFLITIFQASKRTEKKVVEQGRVDLKIQVEEIPQTEQEKRPPAPSRPTIPVESEDEDVPEDATIEYTEINLDELPPPPPPPEQDAGETPIFVAYDEPPEPIGGFAAIQANLVYPEIARKAGVEGRVYINVLIDEKGNVIDTKVLKSLGNNGCDEAAIAAIKSVKWKPAKQRDKPVKVWVGIPVVFKLK
- a CDS encoding MotA/TolQ/ExbB proton channel family protein, which translates into the protein MVKMFLDGGAFMWPILFLLIIGLMISIERFITLFRASINTKKFITQVKQALTEGGVDKAIEVCANTRGPIASIFHAGLLRSNEGIENVEKAIANAGTIEMAFLERGLIWLATVIALAPMLGFTGTVQGMINAFDAIKAANDISPAIVAGGISIALLTTLFGLVVAMIIQFFHNLFVAKIDSMIIEMEESSNELIDALVEFKRK
- a CDS encoding biopolymer transporter ExbD; this encodes MLVNKRKKRKAEIPTASQADLAFLLLIFFLVTTNIDTDKGIQMVLPEKGQETKVHKQNIANILINANGQVMMDEQPIEVKLIAEKARQMIRDNENIIFSVKTVRDTRYDVYIDVLDQLKMANAKRISIAEPEQ
- a CDS encoding biopolymer transporter ExbD, with translation MKRFQKKVKVGTEIPQASLPDIIFMLLMFFMVSTTFKQSQGLKLVLPDAKKIEKLKAVRDVATIWVDRTGRISIDDRLVEVKAIRNIIYNKAIDPLHPMKLVALRVDKDCKMGIVSDIHEELRAVGGAALQVNYSTRTATD